One Ailuropoda melanoleuca isolate Jingjing unplaced genomic scaffold, ASM200744v2 unplaced-scaffold3551, whole genome shotgun sequence genomic window carries:
- the LOC100483557 gene encoding LOW QUALITY PROTEIN: disintegrin and metalloproteinase domain-containing protein 21-like (The sequence of the model RefSeq protein was modified relative to this genomic sequence to represent the inferred CDS: inserted 1 base in 1 codon) → MRVLLLLLALWAGLAPVWGSQGRPSWLYISSEVVIPRKELHHGKDFPMPGWLSYSLHFRGKRHVIHMRCKNLFWSRHLLMMTQDDQGALQMDYPFIPPDCYYLGYLEEIPLSMVTVDTCYGGLEGIMKLDDLAYEIKPXSNSQRFEHIVSQIVADTNATGPTYELGHKEVRDPMFSQANASAVPRISSRQYLVLSFIAEQKVGRSFGLYYDTITFTCQRRSTCIMYRPPGLTDSFSNCTFVHLNHVLRGTTADCIFRTDMIYLNKSLTHDCCGNYIVDQGEECDCGSFKQCYSNPCCTSDSTFTTGSKCNTGRRCTNCTYSPAGTLCRPIQTICDLPEYCHGGSLACPDDFYMQNGTPCTEEGYCYHGNCTDRTVHCQEIFGKNAVKGADACYDINKRGDRYGYCTRDARRKKGNACAQDDIQCGRLQCGNVMHIPPLQEHVGFHQSLISRFLCFGLDSHRSTGANDAGHVRPGTPCAPGKFCSNTYCNGTVAQVNYDCLPEKCSYKGIRNNKRNSHCHIGWDPPLCINRGAGGSIDSGSPPSRMWSVRQSNESVIYLRVVFARIYSLIAAFIFGFATNVRTIKTVTVKEKIVDEANPEISPQSLEQQIDNPQENNTGVTTLPQEKLQ, encoded by the exons ATGAGGGTGCTCCTCTTGCTGCTTGCGCTCTGGGCAGGACTAGCTCCTGTCTGGGGTTCTCAAGGCCGTCCCTCATGGCTCTACATCTCCTCTGAGGTGGTCATTCCCAGGAAGGAGCTGCACCATGGCAAAGACTTTCCGATGCCAGGCTGGCTGTCCTACAGTCTGCATTTTAGGGGTAAGAGACATGTTATCCACATGCGGTGCAAGAATCTGTTTTGGTCCAGACATCTGCTGATGATGACTCAGGATGACCAAGGAGCCTTGCAGATGGACTACCCCTTCATCCCTCCAGACTGTTACTACCTCGGCTACCTGGAGGAGATTCCCCTTTCCATGGTCACCGTGGACACGTGCTATGGGGGTCTTGAAGGTATCATGAAGTTGGATGACCTTGCCTATGAAATCAAAC TCAGCAATTCCCAGAGGTTTGAACACATTGTTTCTCAGATAGTGGCAGACACCAATGCAACAGGACCTACCTATGAACTGGGACATAAGGAGGTTAGGGACCCCATGTTCTCTCAAGCAAATGCCAGTGCTGTCCCCAGGATCTCTA GCAGACAATATTTAGTGTTGTCTTTCATAGCAGAGCAAAAAGTGGGAAGAAGTTTTGGTTTGTACTATGACACTATAACTTTTACTTGCCAGAGAAGATCCACATGCATTATGTACAGACCACCTGGTCTGACAGATTCCTTCAGTAACTGTACCTTTGTACATTTAAACCATGTACTGCGTGGTACAACAGCTGACTGCATATTCAGAACTGATAtgatatatctcaataaaagccTGACCCATGATTGTTGTGGAAACTACATAGTGGATCAAGGCGAAGAGTGTGACTGTGGCTCCTTCAAACAGTGTTACAGCAACCCATGCTGTACGAGTGACTCTACCTTCACCACCGGCAGCAAATGTAATACAGGCAGACGCTGTACAAACTGCACCTATTCTCCTGCTGGGACACTCTGCAGACCAATCCAAACTATATGTGATCTTCCAGAGTACTGCCATGGGGGGTCCCTGGCCTGCCCTGATGATTTCTATATGCAAAATGGAACCCCATGCACTGAAGAGGGCTACTGCTATCATGGAAATTGCACTGACCGCACTGTGCACTGCCAAGAAATCTTTGGTAAAAATGCTGTGAAAGGTGCAGATGCCTGCTACGacataaataaaagaggagataGATATGGGTACTGCACAAGAGATGCTCGGAGAAAGAAAGGTAATGCCTGTGCCCAAGATGACATTCAGTGTGGAAGGCTGCAATGTGGTAATGTCATGCATATCCCTCCATTGCAAGAACATGTGGGATTCCATCAGTCTCTGATCTcaaggtttttgtgttttgggctGGACTCACATCGCTCCACAGGAGCAAATGATGCTGGTCATGTGAGACCTGGTACTCCCTGTGCTCCTGGAAAGTTCTGTAGCAACACCTACTGCAATGGCACTGTGGCTCAGGTGAATTATGACTGTTTGCCTGAGAAATGCAGTTACAAGGGGATTCGCAACAACAAAAGGAACAGTCATTGCCACATAGGTTGGGATCCTCCACTGTGCATTAACAGAGGTGCTGGTGGGAGCATAGACAGTGGATCCCCTCCTAGTAGAATGTGGTCAGTCAGGCAAAGTAATGAATCGGTGATATATCTGAGAGTGGTCTTTGCTCGCATTTATTCCTTAATAGCTGCATTTATCTTTGGCTTTGCCACCAATGTAAGAACAATCAAGACTGTTACAGTTAAAGAAAAGATAGTTGATGAAGCCAATCCTGAAATCAGTCCCCAGTCCCTTGAACAACAAATAGACAATCCACAGGAGAATAACACAGGAGTAACTACACTACCACAGGAGAAACTACAGTAA